One stretch of Podospora bellae-mahoneyi strain CBS 112042 chromosome 2, whole genome shotgun sequence DNA includes these proteins:
- the SEC61 gene encoding translocon subunit (COG:U; BUSCO:EOG092620E4; EggNog:ENOG503NWHW): protein MSSLRFLDLVKPFVPFLPEVQQPETKIPFNQKLMWTGLTLLIFLVMSQMPLYGIVSSDTSDPLYWLRMMMASNRGTLMELGITPIISSGMVFQLLAGTHMIDVNLDLKSDRELYQTAQKLFALILSVGTATVYVFTGLYGPPSDLGAGIVFLLILQLVLAGMIVILLDELLQKGYGLGSGISLFIATNICESIMWKAFSPTSINTGRGPEYEGAVIALFHLLMTWPNKQRALQEAFYRQNLPNIMNLLATLLVFAAVIYLQGFRVEIPVKSSRQRGARGSYPIRLFYTSNMPIMLQSALSSNIFLISQMLYSRFSENLLVRLFGVWEAKDGSSQLSAISGLVYYMSPPLNFKDAMLDPIHTFVYIAYMLTACAVFSKTWIEVSGSSPRDVAKQLKDQGLVMAGHREQSMYKELKRIIPTAAAFGGACIGALSVASDLMGALGSGTGTLLAVTIIYGYFEIAAKEGDLSGMKGMIMG from the exons ATGAGTTCTT TACGATTTCTCGACCTGGTCAAGCCCTTTGTGCCGTTCCTCCCCGAGGTTCAGCAGCCAGAGACCAAGATTCCCTTCAACCAAAAGTTGATGTGGACTGGCTTGACACTGCTCatcttcttggtgatgagcCAGATGCCCCTCTACGGCATTGTCTCGTCAGACACATCCGATCCTCTATACTGGCTGcgcatgatgatggcgagtAACCGTGGTACACTGATGGAATTGGGTATCACTCCCATTATCTCGTCTGGCATGGTCTTCCAGCTTCTTGCCGGCACCCACATGATCGatgtcaacctcgacctcaAGTCCGACCGTGAGCTCTACCAAACCGCCCAGAAGCTCTTCGCCCTCATTCTCTCCGTTGGTACCGCCACTGTCTACGTCTTCACCGGTCTCTACGGCCCTCCCAGCGATCTCGGTGCCGGTATTGTCTTCCTCCTGATCCTTCAGCTGGTTCTTGCTGGCATGATCGTCATTCTCCTCGATGAGCTCCTCCAGAAGGGCTATGGTCTGGGCAGCGGTATCTCGCTCTTCATTGCCACCAACATCTGCGAGTCTATCATGTGGAAGGctttctcccccacctcgaTCAACACCGGCCGTGGCCCCGAGTACGAGGGTGCCGTTATCgctctcttccacctcctcatgACCTGGCCCAACAAGCAGAGAGCTCTCCAGGAGGCTTTCTACAGACAAAACCTGCCCAACATCATgaacctcctcgccaccctcctcgtcttcgccgCTGTCATCTACCTCCAGGGCTTCCGCGTCGAGATCCCTGTCAAGTCGTCCCGCCAGCGTGGTGCTCGTGGCTCGTACCCCATCCGCCTGTTTTACACCTCAAACATGCCCATCATGCTTCAgtccgccctctcctccaacatctTCCTGATCAGCCAGATGCTCTACTCTCGCTTCTCCGAGAACCTTCTGGTCCGTCTTTTCGGTGTCTGGGAGGCCAAGGACGGCTCTTCGCAGCTCTCTGCCATCTCCGGTCTCGTCTACTACATGTCTCCTcccctcaacttcaaggACGCCATGCTTGACCCCATCCACACCTTCGTCTACATTGCCTACATGCTCACCGCCTGCGCGGTCTTCTCCAAGACCTGGATTGAGGTTTCTGGCTCCAGCCCCCGCGATGTTGCCAAGCAACTCAAGGACCAGGGTCTCGTTATGGCTGGCCACCGTGAGCAGAGCATGTACAAGGAGCTCAAGCGCATTATCCCCACTGCCGCTGCCTTCGGTGGCGCCTGCATTGGTGCTCTCTCTGTTGCCAGCGACCTCATGGGTGCGCTCGGCTCCGGTACCGGAACTCTTCTTGCTGTTAC CATCATCTATGGGTACTTCGAGATCGCTGCCAAGGAGGGTGATCTGTCCGGCATGAAGGGGATGATCATGGGTTAA
- a CDS encoding hypothetical protein (COG:S; EggNog:ENOG503P60V) produces the protein MAVSNITQTTSSGGRYCPEELPELRGKDRHLPLGDEPYNGAVVVVGKVQLRGDQAPREYVARIYDEAYYPVSLEAEVWRAVRYPDDGVAPDCATRTDFDYAAEAAAYQLIRKSPQLGPAELRLGSMAHGPLLNLDQRGINGSKWSSDAKPMSKLLREAKQHKAGLPLLPEFDRLNTLKSLTDANEELWWWCEINCYELRPYDVLVCKDGTAKIIKLNRAILHSFIGDMKFLRHPHTVHPDISEDELKAMGEHTSPVWRYWPFEADSYGVPLWKLVEAEHPEDTETGPWEEWVPESWLENPEETGIWLLGTYQNDSRFSPLDESFLGNEHHKELASQLLQLLEQLGRKSEVELEALRLAGELDSKCVSLNTY, from the exons ATGGCCGTCTCAAATATTACCCAGACTACGTCATCCGGGGGCCGTTACTGCCCTGAGGAACTCCCCGAGCTTAGGGGAAAGGATCGACATCTGCCACTAGGTGACGAGCCGTACAACGGtgcggttgtggttgtcgGAAAGGTTCAACTTCGTGGTGATCAAGCACCACGAGAGTATGTTGCCAGGATTTATGATGAGGCTTACTACCCGGTTAGCCTTGAGGCTGAAGTTTGGAGAGCGGTAAGATACCCAGATGATGGAGTCGCTCCAGACTGCGCAACTCGGACCGATTTCGACTATGCCGCTGAGGCCGCGGCATACCAACTGATTCGGAAGTCGCCACAGCTAGGACCGGCCGAGCTACGCTTGGGTTCCATGGCTCATGGACCTTTGCTCAACCTGGACCAGCGGGGCATCAATGGGTCCAAATGGTCCT CGGACGCCAAACCCATGTCAAAGCTTCTCCGGGAGGCGAAACAGCACAAGGCAGGCCTTCCTCTACTTCCCGAATTCGACAggctcaacaccctcaagaGTCTGACCGACGCAAATGAGGaactttggtggtggtgtgagaTCAATTGCTATGAGTTGCGCCCATACGATGTGTTGGTATGCAAGGACGGCACTGCTAAAATCATTAAGCTCAACCGAGCAATTCTCCATTCGTTCATTGGAGATATGAAATTTCTTCGGCATCCTCATACGGTGCACCCCGACATTTCAGAAGACGAGCTCAAAGCCATGGGCGAGCACACATCACCTGTGTGGCGGTATTGGCCCTTTGAAGCTGATTCCTACGGCGTACCATTGTGGAAGCTTGTGGAGGCAGAACATCCCGAGGATACGGAAACAGGTCCatgggaggagtgggttcCGGAGTCCTGGTTGGAAAATCCAGAGGAGACAGGGATCTGGTTGTTGGGAACCTACCAGAATGACTCCCGGTTCAGCCCTTTGGACGAATCATTCCTTGGCAATGAACACCATAAGGAACTGGCTTCACAACTACTGCAACTGCTTGAGCAGTTAGGCCGTAAGTCAGAGGTGGAGCTTGAGGCTCTTCGACTCGCTGGGGAATTGGATAGTAAGTGTGTTAGCTTGAACACTTATTAA